A window of the Hippoglossus stenolepis isolate QCI-W04-F060 chromosome 8, HSTE1.2, whole genome shotgun sequence genome harbors these coding sequences:
- the LOC124852269 gene encoding chemerin-like receptor 1: protein MNGTRFFLGFVVPFTVIVSCYAVIIHRLRRNRTLAGQLSRPFKIIAAVITTFFLCWAPYHIMALIQMVNHTAIHSSETLDHVITIGVPIATSLAFLNSCLNPLLYVFMGQDFKEKVRKSILNVLETAFQEEVSRSYTYTNSMVTSRSKEKSVSDAEV, encoded by the exons ATGAAC GGAACCCGCTTCTTCCTGGGATTCGTCGTCCCCTTCACTGTCATCGTCTCCTGCTATGCCGTCATCATCCATCGTCTCAGGAGGAACCGCACCCTGGCCGGCCAATTGAGTCGCCCCTTCAAGATCATCGCTGCCGTCATCACCACTTTCTTCCTGTGCTGGGCGCCGTATCACATCATGGCTCTAATCCAGATGGTTAATCACACGGCGATCCACTCGAGTGAAACATTGGACCACGTCATCACTATCGGTGTCCCTATAGCAACCAGCCTGGCCTTTCTCAACAGCTGCCTGAACCCACTGCTGTATGTGTTCATGGGCCAAGATTTCAAGGAAAAAGTCCGCAAGTCCATCCTGAACGTGTTGGAGACTGCCTTCCAGGAGGAAGTGTCTCGCtcatatacatacacaaacTCAATGGTCACCAGTCGGAGTAAAGAGAAGTCTGTGTCTGATGCTGAGGTATAA